One region of Mucilaginibacter sp. 14171R-50 genomic DNA includes:
- a CDS encoding outer membrane beta-barrel protein: MKKLLFSVLFYFITTQLFAQATEFSFGVNGGLMHFSGSTATSTSAINEGVVNYTNNPYGSKNGLGYGIYIQGQYITVSKFILGLQLGTDNLNSKVTITEINRSAVPFPIKATGSSAVNAHYLNANPYAGMRFVLSNIKLDITAGLEFAYVADAYDEGEAKNSYGTKYKTNNDIKNINMDTRLKLGVAAHYDRLGITLSYAHGLSNYLNGSLGTMAGGTGNTTFSAHTEVIRLGINCIVF; encoded by the coding sequence ACCCAGCTTTTCGCCCAGGCTACTGAATTTTCGTTCGGTGTCAATGGCGGGCTAATGCATTTTTCAGGCTCCACTGCTACCTCAACTTCCGCAATAAACGAAGGAGTGGTTAATTATACCAATAATCCTTACGGCAGTAAAAATGGGTTAGGTTATGGCATTTATATCCAGGGGCAATATATTACAGTATCGAAATTTATTTTAGGCTTACAACTTGGCACCGATAACCTAAACAGTAAGGTTACCATCACCGAAATAAACCGGAGTGCTGTACCATTCCCTATAAAAGCAACAGGTTCATCAGCAGTAAATGCCCATTATCTTAATGCCAACCCATACGCGGGCATGCGTTTCGTTTTATCAAACATAAAGCTTGATATTACGGCAGGTTTAGAATTCGCTTATGTTGCGGATGCTTACGACGAAGGTGAGGCTAAAAATTCGTACGGTACAAAATATAAGACAAACAACGATATCAAAAATATCAATATGGATACCCGATTGAAACTCGGTGTTGCTGCTCACTACGATCGTTTAGGTATTACACTTAGTTACGCCCATGGCCTTAGTAATTATTTAAACGGCAGTTTGGGTACTATGGCTGGCGGCACCGGCAATACAACATTTAGCGCTCATACCGAAGTGATACGCCTGGGCATCAATTGCATTGTTTTTTAA